From Montipora foliosa isolate CH-2021 chromosome 6, ASM3666993v2, whole genome shotgun sequence, a single genomic window includes:
- the LOC138007218 gene encoding protein NipSnap homolog isoform X1: MAVAIVLRGRRSLDFRSLVAGSWLHSRFSTSTRLCESSKVPKSGSKIYEMRTYYVKPKAFAADFLKLTNEYVHLKTESKYSKLNGCWTTDIGGINEAVHIWEYDSFAQRTEAKQAMSQDQTWINDYVKKMLNMLVKQDNVVMNAVPWFDVKPPMSTGGVYELRMYDILLGKKDQFEHRFIQGLPDRCKVSEPAGIWFTEFGPVNTAVLLWPYLSLDDRTRIRHEAQHLEEWVEAVRDCSSFIKQAVSKVLIPTDFSPWR, translated from the exons ATGGCCGTTGCCATCGTATTAAGAGGAAGAAGGTCACTGGATTTCCGAAGCTTAGTTGCAGGATCGTGGCTTCACAGTAGATTCTCGACATCGACCAGGTTATGTGAGTCTTCCAAAGTACCAAAGAGTGGCTCTAAAATCTACGAGATGCGCACGTACTATGTTAAACCCAAGGCGTTTG CAGCTGATTTCCTGAAGTTAACAAATGAATATGTACACCTCAAGACAGAAAGCAAATATTCAAAACTGAATGGCTGTTGGACAACTGATATTGGAGGGATTAATGAAGCTGTGCACATTTGGGAGTATG ACAGCTTTGCACAGAGAACAGAAGCAAAACAAGCCATGTCTCAAGATCAAACTTGGATCAATGATTATGTcaagaaaatgctaaatatgTTGGTGAAGCAG GACAATGTGGTAATGAATGCTGTCCCATGGTTTGATGTGAAACCCCCTATGTCAACAGGAG GTGTGTACGAACTACGAATGTATGACATCCTTCTTGGTAAAAAGGACCAATTTGAGCACAGATTCATTCAAGGTCTTCCTGATCGCTGTAAGGTGTCTGAGCCAGCTGGTATTTGGTTTACAGAATTTGGACCTGTTAACACAG CTGTTTTGCTCTGGCCTTATCTCAGTTTGGATGATCGCACTAGGATTCGACACGAGGCACAGCATCTGGAGGAATGGGTTGAAGCTG TGAGAGATTGTTCTTCCTTCATAAAACAAGCAGTTTCAAAGGTTCTCATCCCAACAGATTTCTCGCCCTGGAGATAA
- the LOC138007220 gene encoding uncharacterized protein, with amino-acid sequence MVNVPKQRRTYCKAKKCRKHTLHRVTQYKTGKASLYAQGKRRYDRKQSGYGGQTKPVFRKKAKQQRKLSFVWNAQIANTGNKLLSKDASILSWVETRRERGR; translated from the exons ATG GTTAACGTACCAAAACAGCGCCGCACTTATTGCAAGGCCAAGAAATGCCGGAAACACACACTACATAGAGTCACTCAGTATAAAACGGGAAAGGCCAGTCTTTACGCCCAGG GGAAACGCCGCTACGATCGTAAACAGTCCGGTTACGGAGGTCAGACGAAGCCCGTTTTTCGCAAAAAG gcaaaacaacaaagaaaattgtCCTTCGTCTGGAATGCACAGATTGCAAATACAGGAAACAAGTTGCTCTCAAAAGATGCAAGCATTTTGAGCTGGGTGGAGACAAGAAGAGAAAG gGGCAGATGA
- the LOC138007218 gene encoding protein NipSnap homolog isoform X2 has translation MAVAIVLRGRRSLDFRSLVAGSWLHSRFSTSTRLCESSKVPKSGSKIYEMRTYYVKPKAFADFLKLTNEYVHLKTESKYSKLNGCWTTDIGGINEAVHIWEYDSFAQRTEAKQAMSQDQTWINDYVKKMLNMLVKQDNVVMNAVPWFDVKPPMSTGGVYELRMYDILLGKKDQFEHRFIQGLPDRCKVSEPAGIWFTEFGPVNTAVLLWPYLSLDDRTRIRHEAQHLEEWVEAVRDCSSFIKQAVSKVLIPTDFSPWR, from the exons ATGGCCGTTGCCATCGTATTAAGAGGAAGAAGGTCACTGGATTTCCGAAGCTTAGTTGCAGGATCGTGGCTTCACAGTAGATTCTCGACATCGACCAGGTTATGTGAGTCTTCCAAAGTACCAAAGAGTGGCTCTAAAATCTACGAGATGCGCACGTACTATGTTAAACCCAAGGCGTTTG CTGATTTCCTGAAGTTAACAAATGAATATGTACACCTCAAGACAGAAAGCAAATATTCAAAACTGAATGGCTGTTGGACAACTGATATTGGAGGGATTAATGAAGCTGTGCACATTTGGGAGTATG ACAGCTTTGCACAGAGAACAGAAGCAAAACAAGCCATGTCTCAAGATCAAACTTGGATCAATGATTATGTcaagaaaatgctaaatatgTTGGTGAAGCAG GACAATGTGGTAATGAATGCTGTCCCATGGTTTGATGTGAAACCCCCTATGTCAACAGGAG GTGTGTACGAACTACGAATGTATGACATCCTTCTTGGTAAAAAGGACCAATTTGAGCACAGATTCATTCAAGGTCTTCCTGATCGCTGTAAGGTGTCTGAGCCAGCTGGTATTTGGTTTACAGAATTTGGACCTGTTAACACAG CTGTTTTGCTCTGGCCTTATCTCAGTTTGGATGATCGCACTAGGATTCGACACGAGGCACAGCATCTGGAGGAATGGGTTGAAGCTG TGAGAGATTGTTCTTCCTTCATAAAACAAGCAGTTTCAAAGGTTCTCATCCCAACAGATTTCTCGCCCTGGAGATAA